A single genomic interval of Metasolibacillus fluoroglycofenilyticus harbors:
- a CDS encoding GNAT family N-acetyltransferase encodes MLKPRDVHEATELYQLLSHPSVFPYVRQKAASAEEYLFMTKQLIEEEQNGITISRTIVDDWGQPIGTISVYDIQDGAGFLGTWIGQPFQGMGYNQKAKLFFLQELFFQYDFHTVFLRIRKENSRSKAAALKLPYVACAEESHPALFEQINRGEAQFDLFKIPKDLFYLTTAHAQIDSEEQAM; translated from the coding sequence ATGTTGAAACCCCGTGATGTACATGAAGCAACTGAACTCTATCAACTATTAAGCCATCCGTCTGTTTTTCCTTATGTCCGCCAAAAAGCAGCATCGGCTGAGGAATATTTGTTTATGACAAAGCAGCTTATCGAGGAAGAACAGAATGGTATTACGATTTCCCGAACAATAGTAGATGATTGGGGGCAGCCAATCGGAACAATTAGCGTTTATGATATTCAAGACGGTGCGGGCTTCCTAGGCACTTGGATTGGGCAGCCATTTCAAGGAATGGGCTACAATCAAAAAGCCAAATTATTTTTTTTACAAGAGCTTTTTTTCCAATATGATTTCCATACAGTTTTTTTACGTATTCGGAAAGAAAACAGCCGTTCAAAGGCGGCGGCACTTAAGCTACCATATGTAGCCTGTGCAGAGGAATCACACCCTGCACTTTTTGAGCAAATTAATCGCGGTGAAGCTCAATTCGATTTATTTAAAATTCCAAAAGATTTATTTTATTTAACAACTGCCCATGCACAAATTGATTCTGAAGAGCAAGCAATGTGA
- a CDS encoding undecaprenyldiphospho-muramoylpentapeptide beta-N-acetylglucosaminyltransferase: MKQQTIILTGGGTAGHVSLNEAIIPSLMKEGYEVHYIGSYDGIEKELIGSNFPEIKYHSISSGKLRRYFSVKNFTDPFRVLYGITQAFSIIRKVKPTVIFSKGGFVSVPVVMAAKLANIPVVVHESDVTPGLANKLALPFASHVFTVFKETMQHLPSDKATCTGSIIRQQLFEGSREKGLELCQFEQTAKKVLLVMGGSLGSVVLNDALRMNLSNLLERYHIIHLCGKGNIDVSLTSLKGYKQFEYVTTELPNLLHAADYVVSRAGSNSIFEFLALQKPMLLIPLSASKSRGDQILNANLFKKQKFAHVLEEEALTKQSFIDALNYVVEHESEMIDAMADAERPKTPDEMVVLITQYEK; the protein is encoded by the coding sequence GTGAAACAACAAACAATTATTTTAACAGGTGGAGGGACCGCGGGGCATGTGTCGCTTAATGAAGCAATTATTCCTTCGTTAATGAAAGAGGGATATGAAGTTCATTATATTGGTTCTTACGACGGTATAGAAAAAGAGTTAATTGGCAGTAATTTCCCTGAAATAAAGTATCATAGCATTTCAAGTGGGAAATTGCGTCGCTATTTTTCCGTCAAAAACTTTACAGACCCATTTCGTGTTTTATATGGTATCACGCAAGCCTTTTCGATTATTCGAAAAGTAAAACCTACTGTTATTTTTTCAAAAGGAGGCTTTGTTTCTGTTCCGGTCGTAATGGCAGCGAAATTAGCAAACATTCCTGTCGTTGTACATGAATCTGATGTAACACCAGGTTTAGCAAATAAGCTAGCTTTACCGTTTGCCTCACATGTTTTTACTGTATTTAAAGAAACGATGCAGCATTTACCAAGCGATAAAGCTACATGCACAGGTTCAATTATTAGACAGCAATTGTTTGAAGGGTCTAGAGAAAAAGGGTTAGAGCTCTGTCAATTCGAGCAAACAGCGAAAAAAGTATTGCTCGTTATGGGAGGAAGCTTAGGCTCAGTTGTTTTGAATGATGCATTGCGCATGAATTTATCCAATCTACTAGAGCGCTATCATATTATACATTTATGTGGTAAGGGAAATATTGATGTATCATTAACATCTCTAAAAGGCTATAAGCAATTCGAATATGTGACAACGGAGTTGCCTAATTTATTGCATGCAGCAGACTATGTTGTTTCTCGTGCAGGTTCAAACTCTATTTTTGAATTTCTAGCACTACAAAAGCCGATGTTACTTATTCCGTTATCCGCAAGTAAAAGTCGTGGTGACCAAATATTAAATGCAAATTTATTTAAAAAACAAAAATTTGCCCATGTGTTGGAGGAAGAGGCTTTAACGAAGCAATCATTTATCGATGCACTAAACTATGTAGTCGAGCATGAAAGTGAAATGATTGATGCGATGGCTGATGCTGAGCGACCTAAAACACCAGATGAAATGGTTGTGCTGATTACACAGTATGAAAAATAA
- a CDS encoding CAP domain-containing protein: MKKTLTAVFATFLLAAPIQMASASANVSDGQQVQVKQVTNCKVIYKWSDHKWQIVMPLKDKQTGNKWSNTVPTAPTTEKPSNSNEATEKPTTPSTEKPADSNTVTEKPTVPSTPVTEKPSNTNPTTEKPSTSTSQTVSAFEQEVVKLTNVERVNAGLKPFEMDEKLMAAAREKSQDMQSNKYFSHTSPTLGSPFERMKALGITYKSAGENIAQGQRTPQEVVQAWMDSPGHRANILNAQFTHIGVGYVENGNYWTQQFIQK, translated from the coding sequence ATGAAAAAAACATTAACAGCCGTTTTTGCCACTTTTTTATTAGCAGCACCAATCCAAATGGCGTCTGCTTCAGCAAATGTTTCTGATGGGCAGCAAGTACAAGTAAAGCAAGTAACAAATTGTAAAGTAATATATAAATGGTCAGATCATAAATGGCAAATAGTTATGCCATTGAAGGACAAGCAAACAGGGAATAAGTGGTCGAACACTGTGCCAACAGCACCGACTACAGAAAAACCATCAAATTCAAACGAGGCTACAGAAAAACCGACAACACCGTCTACAGAAAAGCCAGCAGATTCTAATACGGTGACAGAAAAACCAACTGTACCGTCAACACCGGTTACGGAGAAACCATCTAATACAAATCCAACTACGGAGAAACCATCTACATCGACAAGCCAAACAGTCAGTGCTTTTGAGCAAGAGGTTGTAAAATTAACGAATGTAGAACGTGTAAACGCTGGTTTAAAACCATTTGAAATGGATGAAAAGCTTATGGCAGCAGCACGTGAAAAATCACAGGATATGCAAAGCAATAAATACTTTTCACATACAAGCCCAACACTTGGTTCACCATTTGAGCGTATGAAAGCACTAGGTATTACGTATAAAAGTGCAGGGGAGAATATTGCACAAGGTCAGCGTACACCACAAGAGGTCGTTCAAGCATGGATGGATTCACCAGGGCACCGTGCGAATATTTTAAATGCTCAATTTACACATATCGGCGTCGGTTATGTTGAAAATGGTAACTATTGGACACAACAATTTATTCAAAAATAA
- a CDS encoding CobW family GTP-binding protein, which yields MKDVYLLSGFLGSGKTSLLIDVIRQFKEQGLKPAVIMNELGKLPFDSQAVEKDVPLKEMLEGCICCTGAEKTEAQIQSLLFDQQFDVLLIETTGAAHPVEALDAVFSPLFAEQLNIKGIVTVADSKLWLNRSTLSPQARSLFMEQIRHAHILLANKIDLLSEEEQAQVVYELQSFNAHAALLQTTNGRVPIQFLQQMQSMIQPSKDEVTPAKISKSFNLGSRLVQFTTSFSEEEFEVWVRSLPETVYRMKGYVPIAGARNPMLFQYAYGMVQWLPEYVKMEPKLVIIGENINEISIIGN from the coding sequence ATGAAAGATGTCTATTTATTAAGTGGATTTTTAGGAAGCGGTAAAACATCGCTATTAATAGATGTGATTCGACAGTTTAAGGAGCAGGGCTTGAAGCCAGCAGTGATTATGAACGAGCTTGGCAAACTGCCTTTCGATTCACAGGCGGTGGAGAAAGATGTTCCATTAAAGGAAATGCTAGAGGGCTGCATTTGCTGTACAGGGGCCGAAAAGACGGAGGCACAAATTCAATCATTATTATTTGATCAGCAATTCGATGTATTGTTAATTGAAACGACAGGAGCAGCTCATCCTGTGGAGGCATTAGATGCAGTGTTTTCTCCTTTATTCGCGGAGCAATTGAATATTAAAGGAATTGTAACTGTAGCAGATAGCAAGCTATGGCTAAATCGTTCCACATTATCACCACAGGCACGCTCTCTATTTATGGAACAAATTCGTCATGCACATATACTACTTGCCAATAAAATTGATTTATTGTCGGAAGAAGAACAAGCGCAAGTAGTTTACGAGTTACAAAGCTTTAATGCGCATGCCGCGCTATTACAAACAACAAATGGTCGAGTACCAATTCAATTTTTACAGCAAATGCAGTCGATGATTCAGCCATCTAAAGATGAGGTTACACCAGCAAAAATCAGCAAAAGCTTTAATTTGGGCTCACGTTTAGTGCAGTTTACGACAAGCTTTAGCGAGGAGGAGTTTGAGGTGTGGGTACGCTCATTGCCTGAAACCGTTTATCGCATGAAAGGCTATGTGCCAATTGCCGGTGCACGTAACCCGATGCTATTCCAATATGCATATGGGATGGTGCAATGGCTACCTGAATACGTAAAAATGGAGCCGAAGCTCGTTATTATTGGAGAAAATATTAACGAGATATCAATAATCGGTAATTAA
- a CDS encoding S41 family peptidase encodes MDEQQRTEEQVQQQPIKPAGKYISIKPFKFIMLMFLTILVTAGLTIFALTFGEQKVVEVKVPVERTEFKQLYDAFDELKKNYYVEIDDEKVIHGAINGMFDALEDPYSDYMNREEAAHFNESLSSSFQGIGAEIQERDGYIMVVSPIKNSPAEKAGILPKDLILSVDGESLKGLSASEAVLRIRGEKGTSVTLMIQRGDGEEPIEMKIVRDDIPIETVHGEMGEDKIAHISISSFSEQTAKEVAQNLAAFEKQGMKGLVLDVRQNPGGYLTAALEISNFFVEEGKPILLIQSRTGEPEAMVAEGGKKYDIPVTVLIDEGSASASEILAGALQESAGAKIVGKPSFGKGTVQTVTDLPDGANLKFTTSKWLTPNGNWINEKGIVPDIDVDTATYASLPYIDPKQELKLETNSKLVNAAEQMLEVLGYEVGNVDNLFDEETEEAVKQFQVANNLEDTGVLSGETTYALMDALREKLRTDDPQLLEAKKLLIGEEPETEASDE; translated from the coding sequence ATGGATGAACAACAACGAACTGAGGAACAGGTTCAGCAACAACCTATAAAGCCTGCAGGTAAATACATAAGCATAAAACCTTTTAAATTTATTATGCTGATGTTCCTAACGATTTTAGTAACAGCTGGTTTAACGATTTTCGCTTTAACATTTGGGGAGCAAAAGGTAGTAGAAGTAAAAGTCCCTGTGGAGCGTACAGAATTTAAGCAACTTTATGATGCTTTTGATGAACTGAAAAAAAATTACTATGTAGAAATAGATGATGAAAAAGTAATTCATGGTGCAATTAATGGAATGTTTGATGCGCTTGAGGACCCATATTCGGATTATATGAACCGAGAGGAAGCAGCACACTTTAATGAGAGCCTATCGTCTAGCTTCCAGGGTATTGGCGCGGAAATCCAAGAGCGAGATGGCTATATAATGGTCGTGTCACCAATTAAAAATTCACCAGCAGAGAAAGCAGGTATTTTACCAAAGGATTTAATTTTGTCTGTTGATGGTGAGAGCTTGAAAGGTTTAAGTGCCTCAGAGGCAGTTTTACGTATTCGAGGTGAAAAAGGTACATCTGTTACATTAATGATTCAACGTGGTGATGGAGAAGAGCCTATTGAAATGAAGATTGTGCGTGATGATATTCCGATTGAAACTGTGCATGGTGAAATGGGAGAGGATAAAATCGCCCATATTTCAATATCATCATTTAGTGAGCAAACAGCGAAAGAGGTAGCTCAAAATTTAGCTGCATTTGAGAAGCAAGGAATGAAGGGGCTTGTGCTTGATGTACGGCAAAACCCAGGTGGCTATTTAACGGCTGCATTAGAAATTTCAAACTTCTTTGTAGAAGAGGGCAAGCCAATTCTACTTATTCAAAGTCGTACAGGAGAACCTGAAGCAATGGTTGCAGAAGGTGGGAAAAAATATGATATTCCTGTCACAGTGCTAATAGATGAGGGCAGTGCATCTGCCTCTGAGATTTTAGCAGGCGCATTACAAGAGTCTGCAGGAGCAAAAATCGTCGGTAAACCATCGTTTGGTAAAGGAACAGTGCAAACAGTAACCGATTTACCAGACGGCGCAAACTTGAAATTTACAACTAGTAAATGGCTAACACCAAATGGTAATTGGATTAATGAAAAAGGAATTGTACCGGATATTGATGTAGATACAGCAACTTACGCGTCATTACCTTATATTGATCCGAAGCAAGAGTTAAAGTTAGAAACGAATTCAAAGCTTGTCAATGCAGCCGAGCAAATGCTTGAAGTGTTAGGCTACGAGGTAGGAAATGTCGACAATCTGTTTGATGAAGAAACTGAAGAAGCAGTAAAGCAATTCCAAGTAGCGAATAATCTAGAGGATACAGGTGTTTTATCTGGAGAAACAACATATGCATTAATGGATGCATTACGCGAGAAACTTCGTACGGATGACCCGCAATTATTGGAAGCGAAAAAGCTTCTAATTGGTGAGGAGCCAGAGACAGAAGCAAGTGATGAATAA
- the deoD gene encoding purine-nucleoside phosphorylase: protein MSIHINAKQGEIADIVLLPGDPLRAKYIAETFLEDVTCYNEVRNMFGYTGTYKGKRVSVQGTGMGVPSISIYINELMEEYGVQKLIRVGTCGAIQKDVKVRDVILAQAASTDSKMNEIIFNGIDYAPTANFDLLLKAYNAGQAAGLNLQVGNIMTADMFYSEENQNEKLARYGVLAVEMETAALYTLAAKYGRQALSILTVSDHILTGEATSSEERQTTFNDMMKVALEAAIQE from the coding sequence ATGAGTATTCATATTAATGCAAAACAAGGTGAAATTGCTGACATCGTATTACTTCCCGGGGACCCTTTACGTGCGAAGTATATTGCTGAAACTTTTTTAGAGGATGTTACATGCTACAACGAAGTACGAAATATGTTTGGCTATACAGGTACTTATAAAGGAAAGCGTGTATCTGTTCAAGGGACAGGCATGGGTGTACCATCTATTTCGATTTATATTAATGAGCTAATGGAAGAGTATGGCGTACAAAAATTAATTCGTGTAGGTACTTGCGGTGCGATTCAAAAGGATGTAAAGGTGCGTGACGTTATTTTAGCGCAAGCAGCATCGACAGACTCTAAAATGAATGAAATTATTTTCAATGGCATCGATTATGCCCCAACGGCTAATTTTGATTTATTATTAAAAGCTTACAATGCTGGTCAAGCAGCAGGCTTAAACCTTCAAGTAGGGAATATTATGACAGCAGATATGTTCTATTCAGAGGAAAATCAAAATGAAAAATTAGCGCGTTACGGTGTATTAGCAGTTGAAATGGAAACAGCTGCACTTTACACATTGGCTGCCAAATATGGTCGCCAAGCACTATCTATTTTAACAGTATCAGACCACATCTTAACAGGTGAAGCAACTTCTTCAGAAGAACGCCAAACAACTTTCAATGACATGATGAAAGTAGCACTTGAGGCTGCGATTCAGGAATAG
- a CDS encoding YozE family protein: MKKSFYSYILTYRDGLANDAKSQFAEACFRDTSFPKMSTSFEELSQYIEMQGDDILTAATFDELWSLYLEIYGE; encoded by the coding sequence TTGAAAAAGTCTTTTTATTCTTACATTTTAACATACCGCGATGGACTAGCAAATGATGCTAAGTCTCAGTTTGCGGAGGCATGTTTTCGTGATACTAGTTTTCCTAAAATGTCGACATCTTTTGAGGAATTATCACAGTATATCGAGATGCAAGGAGATGATATTCTAACTGCGGCAACCTTCGATGAGCTTTGGTCTTTATATTTGGAGATATATGGTGAATAA
- a CDS encoding methyl-accepting chemotaxis protein: MKRAAPIKLFAKRKKEKQPKAPVEKKKKARFYQLIRGRILLVFSLLLAIILAMEVLSYTNITKLQTSLRDFADENLQQQISINNLASDIAKLSSHEQTFLITGKEETLQHYEMVKENINTNIAELQVILEDFEEASNILASIKQLYSVYLTHSQNMIDTRTKYGFENAQKLMHNGGGQSLKAYIDDYSVNLIDLLESKNEELIKELEQYASATKISFFTLSIIAMILTIISGYILFKSIRRNTHSINTSILDIASTGGDLTRRVRVKTNDEFAQIADSTNTLIHSISTLVKRVSGLAENVSASSQELMAAADENARMIDSIAHSTQDIANDSNTIIKRMGQAAQDMQLLEQSMRDLNEGATEVHQASEEMRIVANNGSKSVNHSSTVMMDIEETMANTTMTVEALGKKSGEITSIISTITGIAEQTNLLALNAAIEAARAGEHGKGFAVVADEVRKLAEQSQKAALEVTGIISSIQTEVKSIIAQNHDGVQSVIKGVEVANETNDSLDKILKQTERTTEIIARMVEKINVTLDYSNAVNTSFVEVNAIAEHTAFSTETSASAAMQGSASMEEINAAASELAKQADDLRNVVGEFKV, translated from the coding sequence TTGAAAAGGGCTGCACCAATAAAGCTTTTCGCAAAACGAAAAAAAGAAAAGCAGCCAAAAGCACCCGTAGAGAAAAAGAAAAAGGCTAGATTTTATCAGCTTATTCGCGGACGAATATTACTTGTTTTCTCTTTATTATTAGCGATTATTCTCGCCATGGAAGTGCTATCGTATACTAATATTACTAAATTACAAACAAGCTTGCGAGATTTTGCTGATGAAAATTTGCAACAGCAAATTTCAATAAATAATTTAGCAAGCGATATTGCGAAGCTTTCCAGTCATGAGCAGACATTTCTCATTACAGGAAAAGAAGAAACTTTACAACATTACGAGATGGTTAAAGAAAATATTAATACGAATATTGCTGAGCTACAAGTAATTTTGGAGGATTTTGAAGAAGCTTCTAATATTCTAGCTTCAATCAAACAGCTTTATAGCGTTTATTTAACACATTCTCAAAATATGATTGATACACGCACTAAGTATGGCTTTGAAAATGCCCAAAAGCTAATGCACAATGGGGGTGGGCAATCATTAAAAGCATATATTGACGATTATTCGGTCAATTTAATCGATTTATTAGAAAGTAAAAATGAAGAATTGATTAAAGAGCTTGAGCAATATGCAAGCGCCACTAAAATATCATTCTTTACGCTATCAATTATCGCAATGATTTTAACGATTATATCTGGCTACATATTGTTTAAATCAATTCGACGTAACACGCACTCTATCAATACATCTATTTTAGATATTGCGAGTACTGGTGGCGATTTAACACGACGTGTACGTGTTAAAACAAATGATGAATTTGCGCAAATTGCTGACTCAACAAACACATTAATCCATTCAATTTCTACACTTGTAAAGCGCGTTTCTGGCTTAGCAGAAAATGTTTCTGCAAGCTCTCAGGAATTAATGGCAGCAGCAGATGAAAACGCAAGAATGATTGATTCCATTGCGCATTCTACGCAGGATATTGCAAATGATAGCAATACAATTATTAAACGAATGGGACAAGCTGCCCAAGATATGCAATTGCTTGAGCAATCGATGCGTGACTTAAATGAAGGTGCAACAGAGGTTCATCAAGCCTCTGAGGAAATGCGTATTGTAGCAAATAACGGTAGCAAATCTGTTAACCATTCTTCAACAGTGATGATGGACATTGAAGAAACAATGGCGAATACAACAATGACTGTTGAAGCACTTGGAAAAAAATCTGGAGAAATTACTTCTATTATTAGTACGATTACAGGTATTGCAGAGCAAACAAACCTGCTTGCACTAAACGCAGCCATCGAAGCTGCACGAGCTGGTGAGCACGGGAAAGGCTTCGCTGTCGTAGCAGATGAAGTGCGTAAACTAGCGGAACAATCGCAAAAAGCGGCACTTGAAGTAACCGGTATCATTTCTTCCATCCAAACAGAAGTAAAATCAATTATTGCGCAAAATCATGATGGTGTGCAATCTGTTATTAAAGGCGTAGAAGTTGCAAATGAAACGAATGATTCTCTTGATAAAATTTTAAAACAAACAGAACGAACAACAGAAATTATTGCTCGTATGGTAGAGAAAATAAATGTGACATTAGACTATAGCAACGCAGTGAATACTTCCTTTGTTGAAGTAAATGCGATTGCAGAGCACACAGCTTTCAGCACAGAAACGAGCGCTTCTGCAGCAATGCAAGGCTCTGCATCAATGGAGGAAATTAACGCAGCCGCTTCTGAATTAGCGAAGCAGGCAGACGATTTACGCAATGTTGTTGGAGAGTTCAAAGTATAA
- the msrB gene encoding peptide-methionine (R)-S-oxide reductase MsrB, which yields MINKEQRLKELNEMQYYVTQQQGTEPPYRNEYDQHFEQGIYVDIVSGEPLFSSLDKFDAGCGWPSFAKPLEEQEVTEHFDTSHGMRRVEVRSKTADSHLGHVFPDGPKDLGGMRYCINSAALRFIPMAELEEQGYGKYKALFE from the coding sequence ATGATAAATAAAGAGCAGCGATTGAAGGAATTAAATGAAATGCAATATTATGTAACGCAACAGCAGGGGACAGAGCCACCTTATCGCAATGAATATGACCAGCATTTTGAACAGGGGATTTACGTTGATATCGTTTCGGGTGAGCCGCTATTTTCTTCGCTTGATAAGTTCGATGCAGGCTGCGGTTGGCCAAGCTTTGCAAAACCGTTAGAGGAACAGGAAGTGACAGAGCATTTTGATACATCGCATGGCATGCGACGTGTAGAAGTTCGGAGTAAAACAGCGGATTCCCATTTAGGACATGTTTTCCCAGATGGACCGAAGGATTTAGGAGGCATGCGCTATTGTATAAATTCGGCGGCATTGCGTTTTATCCCAATGGCGGAGCTGGAGGAGCAGGGCTACGGTAAATATAAAGCTTTGTTTGAGTAG
- the msrA gene encoding peptide-methionine (S)-S-oxide reductase MsrA: protein MLEYATFAGGCFWCMVKPFDEVEGIESVVSGYTGGHVENPTYEQVCSETTGHLEAVQISFNPALFSYEELVELYWTLIDPTDAGGQFYDRGESYTTAIFYHSEEQREIAERSKAALQASSKFAAPIAVKILPAKPFYAAEAYHQHYYQKNPAHYERYAVGSGRVAFREKHWGDGHDK, encoded by the coding sequence ATGTTAGAATATGCAACGTTTGCAGGTGGCTGCTTTTGGTGTATGGTAAAACCATTTGATGAAGTAGAAGGAATCGAATCCGTAGTTTCAGGTTACACAGGTGGACATGTGGAAAACCCGACATATGAGCAGGTTTGCTCTGAAACGACAGGGCATTTAGAAGCGGTTCAAATTTCCTTCAATCCAGCGTTATTTTCCTATGAAGAGCTTGTGGAGCTATATTGGACGCTTATAGACCCAACTGATGCAGGGGGACAATTTTATGACCGAGGGGAATCGTACACAACTGCGATTTTTTATCATAGTGAGGAGCAGCGTGAAATAGCTGAGCGCTCTAAGGCCGCCTTGCAAGCCTCTAGCAAGTTTGCTGCGCCCATTGCAGTGAAAATTTTACCCGCAAAGCCTTTTTATGCAGCAGAGGCATACCACCAGCATTATTATCAGAAAAATCCTGCGCATTATGAGCGCTATGCAGTAGGCTCAGGGCGCGTCGCATTTAGAGAAAAACATTGGGGTGATGGACATGATAAATAA
- a CDS encoding YpmS family protein — protein MNKWKVAFFLLAGAVIFSIVFIVYLATSKVEGKAIPEQQQITGHVLTVQTTAKEFEAIAKKYMGKGPLEKSPVPVEIEVNEQVQLFSELIVFGITVPISMDFEPIVSDGNIRLKQTEVNVGKLNIPPSTVLKLMKDAIEFPSWMIVRPNEEEIYVDLSRINIASGSRVRAKEIDLKNDKILLEIIIPAEEVK, from the coding sequence ATGAATAAATGGAAAGTCGCCTTTTTTTTACTCGCAGGAGCGGTTATTTTTTCAATTGTTTTTATCGTTTATTTGGCGACTTCGAAAGTAGAAGGAAAAGCAATTCCAGAACAGCAACAAATAACTGGGCATGTGCTAACGGTTCAAACAACGGCAAAAGAATTTGAAGCAATCGCTAAAAAATATATGGGAAAAGGGCCGTTAGAGAAATCACCGGTACCTGTAGAAATAGAAGTAAACGAGCAAGTACAGTTATTTAGTGAGTTAATTGTCTTCGGTATTACAGTTCCTATTTCGATGGATTTTGAGCCTATTGTCAGCGATGGTAACATACGTCTAAAGCAAACAGAGGTAAATGTAGGAAAATTAAATATTCCACCATCGACTGTGCTAAAGCTCATGAAAGATGCGATTGAATTTCCGAGCTGGATGATTGTTAGACCGAATGAGGAGGAAATTTACGTTGATTTATCGCGAATCAATATTGCTTCTGGCTCGAGAGTTCGTGCTAAAGAAATTGATTTGAAAAATGATAAAATATTATTAGAAATCATAATTCCAGCAGAAGAGGTGAAATAA
- a CDS encoding GDSL-type esterase/lipase family protein, giving the protein MRLFVSVLCCCLLLAACSVTVDESDITQEEYEKSLGTSNVPLPIDDALYIEQMKRESIVDKLSEIFQLDWLSRKEIDAKDIEYIALGDSLTDGVGDEYKRQGFTERLIERLEKWPAIASVTLDNRGKRGRRSEQLLALLEKGHYDKELATANLVTITMGGNDVMKVVKTDIFSLKKEMFDEEKVNFKNNYEQIIKRIRAKNTEAPLILIGFYNPFSIVVDEITPFEEIIVEWNNEIIQLAEEDGNACFVPVIDLFHTNEDLVYHTDFFHPNSRGYERMTERIVSAMTACGIEEMTDGLIGFEE; this is encoded by the coding sequence ATGAGGCTGTTTGTTAGTGTGTTATGTTGTTGCTTATTACTAGCTGCTTGCTCAGTGACGGTGGATGAGTCCGATATAACGCAGGAAGAGTATGAGAAATCGCTTGGTACGTCGAATGTGCCATTACCAATAGATGATGCCCTTTATATTGAACAAATGAAAAGGGAAAGCATTGTAGATAAGCTCAGTGAAATTTTTCAATTAGACTGGCTGAGCCGAAAGGAAATAGATGCAAAGGATATAGAGTATATTGCACTAGGAGACTCTTTAACGGACGGCGTAGGCGATGAATATAAACGTCAAGGATTTACTGAACGTTTGATTGAAAGGCTTGAGAAATGGCCTGCAATTGCATCTGTAACATTAGATAATCGAGGGAAAAGAGGGCGTCGCAGTGAGCAGCTGTTGGCACTTCTTGAAAAAGGGCATTATGATAAGGAATTAGCAACCGCTAATTTGGTTACGATAACAATGGGTGGTAATGATGTCATGAAAGTAGTCAAGACGGATATCTTTTCTTTAAAGAAAGAGATGTTTGATGAGGAAAAGGTAAATTTTAAAAATAATTACGAGCAAATTATTAAAAGAATTCGTGCTAAAAATACAGAAGCCCCCCTCATTTTAATTGGTTTTTATAACCCTTTCTCGATTGTCGTAGATGAAATCACTCCATTTGAAGAAATTATTGTAGAATGGAATAATGAAATTATTCAGTTAGCAGAAGAGGATGGGAACGCGTGCTTTGTCCCTGTAATAGACCTGTTTCATACGAATGAGGATTTAGTGTACCATACAGATTTTTTCCATCCTAATTCTAGAGGTTATGAGCGAATGACAGAGCGCATTGTATCTGCAATGACGGCATGTGGTATTGAAGAAATGACGGATGGCTTGATTGGATTTGAGGAGTGA